One Scophthalmus maximus strain ysfricsl-2021 chromosome 9, ASM2237912v1, whole genome shotgun sequence genomic region harbors:
- the LOC118319716 gene encoding C-type lectin domain family 4 member M-like translates to MDPFEIDDGIYTKSLTKDGLVTHVDFQRRKQPCRCVTVCLGLMCALLLAANIGQIIYYKIIRRCSSADPLPASSDALTQETDHLQRENEILTMERDRLQNNRDSLAAERKQLEARLSNLTEENDQLQHRYNSLSTERDELKAGFGNLKNVQDRLQAARDTLKREQQDMQRNFEVLQSERTNLITGKEQLQTQYGNLQTRFSTLEANRDQLQSDYSSLQRDKDQLQRSFNNLGTSKDLLQTNYHSLRKDQDQLQTTYETLRRAKEQLQTQYGNLQTRFSTLVANRDQLQSDYSSLQRDKDQLQRSYNNLGTGKDLLQTSYNSLRKDQDQLQTRYETLRRAKEQLQTNYSSLATGRDQLQVTVDKLTVKVRGMLCQSGWQKFDMSCYFVSTTMANWTESRRACVAQGADLVVMGSRAEQVFVNGLLSHGHNAWIGLTDSVQEGTWMWLDGTPVTTTYWQPGQPNSHEGNQDCGELVKVSLKAEGEWNDDGCFGKQVWICEK, encoded by the exons ATGGATCCATTTGAAATTGATGACGGCATTTATACAAAGAGCCTCACAAAGGACGGCCTTGTTACCCATG TGGATttccagagaagaaaacagcCGTGCagatgtgtgactgtgtgtcttgGGTTAATGTGTGCTCTCCTGTTGGCCGCCAATATAGGACAAATCATCTACT ATAAGATAATCCGCCGTTGCTCGTCGGCGGACCCCCTGCCGGCCAGTTCCGATGCTCTGACTCAGGAGACGGACCATCtccagagagagaatgaaatcCTGACTATGGAAAGAGACCGACTGCAGAACAACCGCGATTCTttagctgcagagagaaaacaactaGAGGCCAGACTGAGCAACCTGACGGAAGAAAATGACCAGCTGCAGCACCGTTACAATTCTCTGTCAACTGAAAGAGATGAGTTGAAGGCCGGTTTCGGCAATCTGAAAAACGTACAAGACCGGTTACAAGCGGCTCGCGACACCTTAAAACGAGAGCAACAAGACATGCAGAGGAACTTTGAGGTGTTACAGAGTGAACGCACTAACCTGATAACGGGTAAAGAGCAGCTACAGACCCAATATGGTAACCTGCAAACTCGTTTCAGTACACTGGAGGCAAACAGAGATCAGTTACAGAGCGATTACTCCTCACTGCAGAGGGACAAGGACCAGTTGCAAAGAAGCTTCAATAACCTTGGTACAAGTAAAGATCTCCTTCAGACCAACTACCATTCACTGCGGAAAGACCAAGACCAATTGCAAACTACATATGAAACTCTGCGGAGGGCaaaggagcagctgcagacCCAATATGGTAACCTGCAAACTCGTTTCAGTACACTGGTGGCAAACAGAGATCAGTTACAGAGCGATTACTCCTCACTGCAGAGGGACAAGGACCAGTTGCAAAGAAGCTACAATAACCTCGGTACAGGTAAAGATCTCCTTCAGACCAGCTACAATTCACTGCGGAAAGACCAAGACCAATTGCAAACCCGATATGAAACCCTGCGGAGGGCAAAGGAGCAACTACAGACCAATTACAGCAGTTTAGCAACAGGCAGAGACCAGCTACAGGTGACGGTCGACAAGTTGACGGTTAAAGTGAGAG gcATGCTCTGTCAGAGTGGCTGGCAGAAGTTTGATATGAGCTGTTATTTTGTTTCGACCACGATGGCAAACTGGACGGAGAGCAGGCGAGCCTGCGTCGCCCAGGGAGCAGATCTGGTGGTCATGGGCAGCAGGGCTGAACAG GTGTTTGTTAACGGGTTACTGAGCCATGGCCATAATGCCTGGATTGGTCTGACCGACAGTGTTCAAGAGGGGACTTGGATGTGGTTGGATGGGACCCCAGTTACCACGAC GTACTGGCAGCCTGGGCAGCCCAACAGCCATGAGGGGAACCAGGACTGTGGAGAACTTGTAAAGGTATCCCTCAAAGCAGAGGGAGAATGGAACGACGACGGCTGTTTTGGTAAACAGGTCTGGATCTGTGAGAAATGA